The Nesterenkonia xinjiangensis genome contains a region encoding:
- a CDS encoding putative hydro-lyase, which translates to MTPTPESLSPAQAREAFRTGLRAPTSGYAPGFAQANVLALPKDLAFDMLLFAQRNPKPCPVLGVLEPVQVTSGLLAGGDIRTDVPAYRVYRDGELVAEPDDVLGHWRDDLVTFLLGCSFTFETPLRRAGVPVRHLDLGVNVPMYRTARRCAPAGSLSGPLVVSMRPIPAHQVADAVRITSRYPGVHGAPVHVGNPAALEIEDLDSPDFGDAVDVPDGWIPVFWACGVTPQAAVMESKPELAISHSPGHMLVTDLPDAELQVP; encoded by the coding sequence GACGCCGACCCCGGAGAGCCTCTCCCCCGCCCAGGCCCGCGAGGCGTTCAGGACAGGACTGCGCGCCCCCACCAGCGGATACGCCCCCGGCTTCGCCCAGGCCAACGTCCTGGCGCTGCCGAAGGATCTGGCCTTCGACATGCTGCTCTTCGCCCAGCGCAACCCCAAGCCCTGTCCGGTGCTGGGCGTGCTGGAACCGGTGCAGGTCACCTCGGGGCTGCTCGCCGGAGGTGACATCCGCACCGATGTGCCGGCCTACCGGGTCTACCGCGACGGTGAGCTGGTCGCTGAACCGGACGACGTACTCGGGCACTGGCGCGATGACCTGGTGACGTTCCTGCTGGGATGCAGCTTCACCTTCGAGACTCCGCTTCGCCGCGCCGGCGTCCCCGTCCGGCACCTGGATCTCGGGGTCAACGTGCCGATGTACCGCACCGCGCGGCGCTGCGCCCCGGCCGGCTCGCTGTCCGGGCCGCTGGTGGTCTCCATGCGGCCGATCCCAGCCCACCAGGTGGCCGACGCCGTGCGCATCACCTCCCGCTATCCCGGCGTCCACGGAGCACCGGTGCACGTGGGGAACCCCGCCGCGCTGGAGATCGAGGACCTGGACAGCCCGGACTTCGGTGACGCCGTCGACGTCCCTGACGGGTGGATCCCGGTGTTCTGGGCCTGCGGGGTGACACCTCAGGCCGCAGTGATGGAGTCGAAGCCCGAGCTGGCGATCAGCCACTCCCCCGGGCACATGCTCGTCACCGATCTGCCCGACGCCGAGCTCCAGGTGCCCTGA
- a CDS encoding urea carboxylase-associated family protein translates to MPAPRTYTRDAAYRSLPGGALDVDHDLYERIAAADRRLVQEFEVPVRSGRAWEVPAGHIVRLLQVDGPQVGDLNLWSLHDPRERFWAARTRQLQRSSMTTYDRFWSTLPHLRPLATVVGDSLAGHPDAEVIHDLLGTRCDPYVNRMLAGVDFDRHCHSNLTRAVLPHGLTEYDVHDVLNVFQLAGLNHERRYFMDACPAQPDDFFEFFAETDLLCALSTCPGGDLSVHMWGPEAASTEEQLQHCHPLGVKVYALDDEALAGWEPSQRAAYRGADGLHGMRLRD, encoded by the coding sequence ATGCCCGCCCCCCGCACCTACACCCGTGATGCCGCCTACCGGTCGCTGCCCGGTGGCGCGCTCGACGTCGACCATGACCTCTATGAGCGGATCGCCGCCGCAGACCGACGGCTCGTGCAGGAGTTCGAGGTCCCCGTGCGTTCCGGGCGGGCCTGGGAGGTTCCCGCCGGGCACATCGTCCGCCTGCTCCAGGTGGATGGTCCGCAGGTGGGAGACTTGAACCTGTGGAGTCTGCATGACCCGCGGGAGAGGTTCTGGGCCGCGCGGACCCGGCAGCTGCAGCGGTCCTCGATGACCACCTATGACCGGTTCTGGTCCACTCTGCCCCACCTGCGGCCGCTGGCGACCGTCGTGGGCGACTCCCTGGCCGGTCATCCGGACGCCGAGGTCATCCATGACCTGCTGGGCACGCGCTGTGACCCCTATGTGAACCGCATGCTCGCCGGGGTGGACTTCGACCGGCACTGCCACTCCAACCTCACCCGGGCGGTGCTGCCGCACGGGCTCACCGAATACGACGTCCACGACGTGCTCAACGTCTTCCAGCTGGCCGGGCTGAACCACGAGCGTCGGTACTTCATGGACGCCTGCCCCGCTCAGCCGGATGACTTCTTCGAGTTCTTCGCCGAGACGGACCTGCTCTGTGCCCTGTCCACCTGCCCGGGAGGGGATCTGTCGGTGCACATGTGGGGGCCCGAGGCGGCGTCCACGGAGGAGCAGCTTCAGCACTGCCACCCGCTGGGGGTGAAGGTCTACGCCCTCGACGACGAGGCTCTGGCCGGCTGGGAGCCCTCGCAGCGTGCCGCCTACCGGGGAGCGGACGGTCTGCACGGAATGCGGCTGCGGGACTGA
- a CDS encoding MFS transporter: protein MLDWDTDVRTILQEVITETPPRSPRSRLFGFAAASGSLVLVFVAAGTPIPLYTTYRLEDGLTHGDLAAAAAVYLIAAAFALLVLGRLSDHMGRRPVAVVALVLAAAGMGVLLTVDSAAPLLLGRTMQGLATGIATSTLGAYAIDTAPTRPHWLAAVTTSAAPMLGIPSGALLAGALVDHGPDPRHLTFSILLGALLLAAVAVSFGPETAPPAPWREALDRAAASLRPRILVPQGAGRPLVAMAGVILATWSVGGFYQAFGPSITAVELGSSAALTAAAVFASFTVLNMLGGPLTSSWRPVTGLRVGAVVYLLLLAGILTSLAAGEILPFLLFSLAAGVAQGIAQTGGMRSLLPLTAPQERAGLVSTVYLLNYSSAAIPSLIAGQVSDTVGLVQIACSYGVLALLGVTMTLVVARSGR from the coding sequence GTGCTTGACTGGGACACGGATGTCCGGACAATCCTGCAGGAGGTCATCACGGAGACGCCGCCCCGGTCCCCTCGCTCGAGGCTGTTCGGCTTCGCCGCGGCCTCGGGCTCCCTGGTGCTGGTGTTCGTCGCCGCAGGCACTCCGATTCCGCTGTACACCACCTACCGTCTCGAGGACGGATTGACCCATGGCGACCTTGCCGCCGCGGCCGCCGTCTACCTCATCGCAGCGGCCTTCGCCCTGCTGGTGCTCGGACGACTCTCCGATCACATGGGACGCCGCCCCGTCGCCGTCGTCGCCCTGGTCCTGGCCGCCGCCGGGATGGGGGTGCTGCTCACCGTGGACAGCGCCGCCCCGCTGCTGCTGGGCCGCACGATGCAGGGGCTGGCCACCGGGATCGCCACCAGCACGCTGGGCGCCTACGCCATCGACACGGCCCCGACCAGGCCGCACTGGCTGGCCGCTGTCACCACCTCCGCAGCCCCGATGCTGGGCATCCCCTCGGGCGCCCTGCTCGCCGGGGCGCTGGTGGACCACGGTCCAGACCCTCGGCACCTGACGTTCAGCATCCTGCTCGGCGCCCTGCTGCTGGCCGCCGTCGCGGTGTCCTTCGGGCCGGAGACGGCCCCGCCGGCCCCCTGGCGCGAGGCGCTCGACCGGGCCGCGGCATCCCTGCGGCCTCGAATCCTGGTGCCCCAGGGTGCAGGGCGGCCGCTCGTGGCGATGGCCGGGGTCATCCTGGCGACCTGGTCGGTCGGCGGCTTCTACCAGGCCTTCGGCCCCTCGATCACCGCAGTGGAGCTGGGGTCCTCGGCCGCACTCACCGCGGCGGCCGTCTTCGCGTCGTTCACCGTGCTGAACATGCTGGGCGGCCCGCTGACCTCCAGCTGGCGTCCCGTCACCGGGCTGCGGGTGGGAGCGGTGGTCTACCTGCTCCTGCTGGCCGGGATCCTCACCTCGCTGGCGGCCGGCGAGATCCTGCCCTTCCTGCTGTTCAGCCTCGCCGCGGGCGTCGCGCAGGGGATCGCCCAGACCGGCGGCATGCGTTCCCTGCTGCCGCTGACCGCCCCACAGGAACGTGCTGGGCTGGTCTCCACGGTCTACCTGCTGAACTACTCCTCTGCCGCGATCCCCAGCCTCATCGCCGGGCAGGTCTCCGACACCGTGGGCCTGGTGCAGATCGCCTGCAGCTACGGGGTCCTGGCCCTGCTCGGGGTGACGATGACGCTCGTCGTCGCCCGCAGCGGACGCTGA
- a CDS encoding LamB/YcsF family protein produces the protein MAAGTAAGRNSAPRIDLNSDVGESFGNWRIGDDTAILGTVSSANIACGFHAGDPLTIQATARTAAENDVAIGAHIGYRDLAGFGRRHLECSYAELAADVRYQLGALQAMAGAAGARIRYVKPHGALYHSMIGHEVHSRAVIDTIASFGPELPVLLLPGSIALGHAAEAGLRGVAEAFADRNYNPDGTLVSRREPDAVLHETGQVVENMLRLAQDRQIIARDGTRVPVEAESICVHGDTAGAVEMAHAVRTALEEAGVEIRSFVA, from the coding sequence ATGGCAGCAGGAACCGCCGCCGGACGGAACAGTGCACCGCGCATCGACCTGAACTCCGACGTCGGGGAGTCCTTCGGCAACTGGCGGATCGGCGATGACACCGCCATCCTGGGGACGGTCTCCAGCGCCAACATCGCCTGCGGCTTCCACGCCGGAGATCCGCTGACCATCCAGGCCACGGCCCGCACCGCCGCGGAGAACGACGTCGCCATCGGCGCCCACATCGGCTACCGGGACCTCGCCGGCTTCGGCCGCCGTCATCTGGAGTGCTCCTACGCCGAGCTCGCCGCCGACGTGCGGTATCAGCTCGGCGCCCTGCAGGCCATGGCCGGCGCAGCCGGCGCCCGGATTCGCTACGTGAAGCCCCATGGCGCGCTGTACCACTCGATGATCGGCCACGAGGTCCACTCGCGGGCCGTCATCGACACCATCGCCTCCTTCGGCCCCGAGCTGCCGGTGCTGCTGCTCCCGGGCTCGATCGCCCTCGGCCACGCCGCCGAGGCGGGACTCCGCGGCGTCGCCGAGGCCTTCGCCGACCGGAACTACAACCCGGACGGCACACTGGTCTCCCGGCGTGAGCCCGACGCTGTGCTCCACGAGACCGGCCAGGTGGTGGAGAACATGCTGCGCCTGGCCCAAGACCGTCAGATCATCGCCCGCGACGGGACCCGCGTCCCGGTGGAGGCCGAGTCCATCTGCGTCCACGGCGACACCGCCGGCGCCGTGGAGATGGCCCATGCCGTGCGCACCGCTCTGGAGGAAGCCGGCGTCGAGATCCGCAGCTTCGTCGCATGA
- a CDS encoding GntR family transcriptional regulator — MHGAQQDVQETTAGPGRSPEEMALEELLADAEVRQGLTDHAHVPDRVAEILRRLISSGKILPGTKVPEVRTTQLLGVSRHTLRAAFQSLAAEGLLERRPNRGVFVHAPTTEDIRETYRVRRVVELGAVRQADFDDAALAELEAVIDVARRASAAGDLPAVAQANQQLHRLIIAQVGSEQLSAFMEQILARMRLVFHTMRGDPTFHTDYVERNARLVELLQTRDGAAAEEHLAGYFDVAEEQLLENLG, encoded by the coding sequence ATGCACGGTGCACAGCAGGATGTCCAGGAGACCACGGCGGGCCCGGGCCGATCCCCGGAGGAGATGGCTCTGGAGGAGCTGCTCGCTGATGCGGAGGTCCGGCAGGGCCTGACCGATCATGCCCACGTACCGGACCGGGTGGCCGAGATCCTGCGTCGACTCATCAGCTCCGGAAAGATCCTGCCCGGCACGAAGGTGCCTGAGGTGCGGACCACCCAGCTGCTCGGGGTCTCCCGGCACACGCTGCGCGCCGCGTTCCAGTCGCTGGCCGCCGAAGGGCTCCTGGAGCGCCGGCCCAACCGTGGTGTCTTCGTGCACGCGCCCACCACCGAGGACATCCGCGAGACCTATCGTGTGCGTCGGGTGGTGGAACTCGGCGCGGTGCGTCAGGCCGACTTCGACGACGCCGCGCTGGCCGAGCTGGAGGCGGTCATCGACGTCGCGCGTCGGGCGAGCGCGGCCGGGGACCTCCCCGCCGTCGCGCAGGCGAATCAGCAGCTCCATCGGCTGATCATCGCCCAGGTGGGCAGTGAGCAGCTCAGCGCCTTCATGGAGCAGATCCTTGCCCGGATGCGGCTGGTCTTCCACACGATGCGGGGTGACCCCACGTTCCACACCGACTATGTGGAGCGCAACGCCAGGCTCGTGGAGCTGCTGCAGACCCGCGACGGTGCGGCCGCAGAGGAGCACCTGGCGGGCTACTTCGACGTCGCCGAGGAGCAGCTGCTCGAGAACCTCGGGTGA
- a CDS encoding acetyl/propionyl/methylcrotonyl-CoA carboxylase subunit alpha, whose translation MTTILIANRGEIAVRVIRAAAERGHRTVAVYADQDVTALYVELADVAVALHGATAPQTYLDQAKVLAAAEETGAEAIHPGYGFLSENADFARAVIDAGMTWIGPTPETIERLGDKVAARALAVQVGAPLAPGTDGPVSGAEEVRAFAEEHGLPVVIKAAHGGGGRGMRVVRASEDIDDAHASAVREAEGAFGRGECFVERFLDRPRHVEAQVVADAHGEVAVVGIRDCSLQRRNQKLVEEAPAPFLSTEHRLAVLDSARDICAAAGYVGAGTVEYLLSPDGVLSFLEVNTRLQVEHPVTEETARVDLVAEQLRIAAGEPLSTAARRAAAELRETGVLDGGHAIEFRINAEEPAHGFLPTPGPVELLQPPTGPGIRVDTGVRSGDEVSGAFDSLIAKLIVTGPDRATALRRARVALAEMRVEGVPTVLPFHRAVLEADDFLAADGAESFRVHTRWIETEFEAELAESEHLAAAVRHREQGMRRTTVEIDGRAVSLGLPGGLLGLLGAASQEADPRGAGEPGRSEDDGAVTSPVAGTLVSWSAEDGDDVEEGAPVVVVEAMKMESTVRAPRAGTLHREDLAPGSSLNAGQVLARLR comes from the coding sequence ATGACCACCATCCTCATCGCCAACCGCGGCGAGATCGCCGTCCGCGTCATCCGGGCTGCGGCCGAGCGCGGCCACCGCACCGTCGCCGTCTATGCCGACCAGGACGTCACCGCGCTGTACGTCGAGCTCGCCGACGTCGCCGTGGCGCTGCACGGTGCCACCGCCCCTCAGACCTACCTGGATCAGGCGAAGGTCCTCGCCGCCGCGGAGGAGACCGGCGCCGAGGCGATCCATCCCGGCTACGGCTTCCTCTCCGAGAACGCCGACTTCGCCCGTGCCGTCATCGACGCCGGAATGACCTGGATCGGCCCCACCCCTGAGACCATCGAACGTCTCGGGGACAAGGTCGCCGCCCGGGCGCTCGCCGTGCAGGTCGGTGCCCCGCTGGCACCGGGCACCGACGGCCCGGTCAGCGGGGCGGAGGAGGTCCGTGCCTTCGCCGAGGAGCATGGGCTGCCCGTGGTCATCAAGGCCGCCCATGGTGGAGGCGGCCGCGGTATGCGGGTGGTCCGCGCCTCCGAGGACATCGACGACGCTCACGCCTCGGCCGTCCGGGAGGCTGAAGGAGCCTTCGGCCGGGGGGAGTGCTTCGTGGAACGGTTCCTGGACCGTCCCCGCCATGTGGAGGCCCAAGTGGTGGCGGATGCCCATGGGGAGGTCGCCGTCGTCGGGATCCGTGACTGTTCCCTGCAGCGCCGGAACCAGAAGCTCGTGGAGGAGGCCCCGGCGCCGTTCCTCTCCACGGAGCATCGCCTCGCCGTGCTGGACTCCGCGCGGGACATCTGCGCAGCGGCCGGCTATGTGGGCGCCGGCACGGTGGAGTACCTGCTCAGCCCGGACGGAGTGCTCAGCTTCCTGGAGGTCAACACCCGACTGCAGGTGGAGCACCCGGTCACCGAGGAGACGGCACGGGTGGATCTGGTCGCCGAGCAGCTGCGCATCGCCGCCGGAGAGCCCCTCAGCACCGCCGCCCGCCGCGCCGCCGCCGAACTGCGTGAGACCGGCGTGCTCGACGGCGGGCACGCGATCGAGTTCCGCATCAACGCCGAGGAGCCGGCGCACGGCTTCCTGCCGACCCCGGGGCCCGTGGAGCTGCTGCAGCCTCCCACCGGCCCGGGCATCCGCGTGGACACCGGGGTGCGCAGCGGCGACGAGGTCTCCGGTGCCTTCGACTCGCTGATCGCCAAGCTCATCGTCACCGGCCCGGACCGGGCCACGGCCCTGCGTCGGGCTCGTGTCGCGCTGGCCGAGATGCGGGTCGAGGGGGTCCCCACGGTGCTGCCCTTCCACCGAGCGGTGCTCGAGGCCGACGACTTCCTCGCCGCCGACGGTGCCGAGAGCTTCCGGGTGCACACCCGCTGGATCGAGACGGAGTTCGAGGCGGAGCTGGCAGAGTCCGAGCATCTGGCCGCCGCGGTGCGTCACCGGGAGCAGGGCATGCGTCGGACAACTGTGGAGATCGACGGGCGAGCGGTCAGCCTCGGGCTTCCCGGAGGGCTGCTGGGTCTGCTCGGTGCGGCCTCACAGGAGGCCGACCCACGCGGTGCGGGCGAGCCCGGCCGGTCCGAGGACGACGGAGCAGTCACCTCCCCGGTGGCCGGGACTCTGGTCAGCTGGTCCGCGGAGGACGGCGACGACGTCGAGGAGGGTGCGCCGGTCGTCGTCGTGGAGGCCATGAAGATGGAGTCCACCGTGCGCGCTCCGCGCGCCGGGACACTGCACCGTGAGGACCTTGCCCCCGGCTCCTCGCTGAATGCGGGTCAGGTGCTCGCCCGGCTCCGCTGA
- a CDS encoding carboxyltransferase domain-containing protein: MSGQLIGIREAGPRALLLEFADLEQVLAHHQHLTRNPLPGQREAVAAARTILLRFEDPRAARRAREEIAELRVDASSTQDTAVVELEVVYDGEDLAEVAALVGMSVEALIDWHTAGDWTGAFGGFAPGFTYCVPTATDRALDVPRRTTPRTALPAGSVALAGEFSAVYPRVSPGGWQLIGRTAARMWDLERTAEGAAERGGAPDDAGVSPALVRPGDTVRYRAVREAAVLTAEGAGRRPGTTTPQQAAGVVGSTGPAEDPPLEVLAPGLLTLIQDFGREGLSDLGVSRAGVADEPAMRQANRLVGNTPGAPVLEALHGGLSLRTDRNLVIAVAGAEGPLHIAHPDGGSRSAEARAPFLLAAGESLTVGAPHRGLRAVLAVRGGIAVGPVLGSASADTMSGLGPAPLQAGDRIALGAHAVAPVGAPEPSTLPVPEHDGAVTLRFTCGPRDDWFSEQEVTRLQTQRWEVTQESNRIGIRLGLPEGESTSARPLERARDGELPSEGVPRGSLQMPPAGLPVLFLNDHPVTGGYPVIGVVIEEDLSAAAQLAPGDVVRLRAVDPVRLRAVDPVRLRAVDPSAPMTRTPSTTTCEDPV; encoded by the coding sequence ATGAGTGGCCAGCTCATCGGCATCCGGGAGGCCGGTCCGCGCGCCCTGCTGCTGGAGTTCGCCGACCTCGAGCAGGTCCTGGCCCACCACCAGCATCTGACCCGGAATCCGCTGCCAGGCCAGCGGGAGGCTGTCGCCGCGGCTCGCACCATCCTGCTGCGCTTCGAGGATCCGCGTGCCGCCCGCCGTGCGCGGGAGGAGATCGCCGAGCTGCGCGTGGACGCATCCTCCACCCAGGACACCGCTGTGGTGGAGCTCGAGGTCGTCTACGACGGAGAGGACCTGGCTGAGGTCGCCGCGCTGGTCGGGATGAGCGTGGAGGCGCTGATTGACTGGCACACGGCCGGGGACTGGACCGGAGCCTTCGGCGGATTCGCCCCCGGTTTCACCTACTGTGTGCCGACCGCGACCGACCGGGCCCTGGATGTGCCCCGCCGCACGACCCCGCGCACCGCGCTGCCCGCCGGATCAGTCGCGCTGGCCGGTGAGTTCTCCGCGGTCTATCCCCGCGTCTCGCCTGGCGGGTGGCAGCTGATCGGCCGCACCGCCGCCCGCATGTGGGACCTGGAGCGGACCGCCGAGGGTGCGGCGGAACGGGGCGGGGCCCCCGACGACGCCGGCGTCTCGCCGGCCCTGGTGCGCCCAGGTGACACTGTGCGGTACCGGGCGGTGCGCGAGGCCGCTGTGCTCACTGCTGAGGGGGCGGGCCGCAGGCCCGGGACGACCACGCCACAGCAGGCCGCCGGCGTCGTCGGCTCCACCGGCCCTGCGGAGGACCCGCCACTGGAGGTTCTCGCCCCGGGCCTGCTGACCCTCATCCAGGACTTCGGGCGCGAGGGGCTCAGCGATCTCGGCGTCTCCCGAGCCGGGGTCGCCGATGAACCCGCCATGCGCCAGGCCAACCGGCTCGTGGGCAACACCCCCGGCGCCCCGGTGCTCGAGGCGCTGCACGGCGGTCTGAGCCTGCGCACCGATCGGAACCTGGTGATCGCCGTGGCCGGTGCTGAAGGGCCGCTGCACATCGCCCATCCCGACGGCGGCTCCCGGTCCGCAGAGGCCCGGGCTCCTTTCCTGCTCGCCGCCGGGGAGAGCCTCACCGTGGGGGCTCCGCATCGAGGACTGCGTGCCGTGCTGGCGGTGCGCGGCGGAATCGCCGTGGGGCCGGTGCTCGGCAGCGCCTCCGCCGACACGATGTCCGGACTCGGCCCGGCCCCGCTGCAGGCCGGCGACCGGATCGCCCTGGGCGCCCACGCGGTGGCCCCCGTGGGCGCCCCGGAACCCAGCACGCTGCCTGTGCCCGAGCACGACGGCGCCGTGACCCTGCGCTTCACCTGCGGGCCGCGCGATGACTGGTTCTCCGAGCAGGAGGTCACCCGGCTCCAGACCCAGCGTTGGGAGGTCACCCAGGAGTCGAACCGCATCGGGATCCGGTTGGGACTGCCCGAGGGGGAGTCCACCTCCGCCCGCCCCCTGGAGCGAGCCCGCGACGGGGAGCTGCCCAGCGAGGGCGTGCCCCGTGGATCCCTGCAGATGCCGCCGGCCGGGCTGCCGGTGCTCTTCCTCAACGACCACCCGGTGACCGGTGGCTACCCGGTCATCGGCGTCGTCATCGAGGAGGACCTCTCGGCCGCCGCCCAGCTCGCCCCGGGGGACGTCGTGCGGCTGCGCGCGGTCGACCCTGTGCGGCTGCGCGCGGTCGACCCTGTGCGGCTGCGCGCGGTCGACCCGTCCGCACCCATGACCCGCACCCCTTCCACCACGACCTGCGAGGACCCCGTATGA
- a CDS encoding MFS transporter: MQQDSPGHHGGDATERPTPQQPEQPADRPADQAAEQPLPEDAQGPAAAPADDGAAAGAPGMEQPRLFTKDFLLAIVVNVILALVFYMLITGMAVYAVEEFQAGQTAAGFAASAFVIGALASRFAAGKYVDFLGRRRTILVCLFVYVLAGLAYLWVDSYEALIALRVIHGISFGFGQTALNAAVFALIPAGRRGEGAGYYMLAVALPPAIGPMLTLQLTQHLGFWAMFVCTSVISVIGLVAALVIRLPAPENVPRRWRDRLRLRPADIIEPRAFALASIAMLLGFSFASIMTFLNGFARSEGMITAASMFFVIYAVAVLVTRLFAGKIQDRFGDNVVVYPTIVLYAVALGLLAWSPNQATILIAGVLAGLGFGALLPAFQATIASMLPTTRTSIGISTFFILLDTGFGLSPLVLGPLVEHGSYRIMFGACAVIVALTLVLYWMLHGRFSVKQGESRRPRRS; this comes from the coding sequence GTGCAACAGGACAGCCCAGGACACCACGGAGGAGACGCCACGGAACGCCCGACGCCTCAGCAGCCCGAGCAGCCTGCTGACAGGCCGGCCGACCAGGCCGCCGAGCAGCCCCTCCCCGAAGACGCCCAGGGGCCCGCCGCGGCACCTGCGGACGACGGGGCCGCAGCCGGAGCGCCCGGGATGGAGCAGCCCCGCCTGTTCACCAAGGACTTCCTGCTGGCGATCGTCGTCAACGTCATCCTCGCCCTGGTCTTCTACATGCTGATCACCGGCATGGCGGTGTACGCGGTGGAGGAGTTCCAGGCCGGGCAGACTGCGGCCGGCTTCGCCGCCTCGGCCTTCGTGATCGGAGCCCTGGCCTCCCGCTTCGCCGCCGGGAAGTACGTGGACTTCCTGGGCCGACGGCGCACCATCCTGGTCTGCCTGTTCGTCTACGTCCTGGCCGGCCTGGCCTACCTCTGGGTGGACAGCTACGAGGCCCTGATCGCACTGCGCGTGATCCACGGCATCTCCTTCGGCTTCGGGCAGACCGCACTCAATGCCGCCGTCTTCGCCCTGATCCCGGCCGGCCGCCGCGGCGAGGGCGCCGGCTACTACATGCTCGCCGTCGCCCTGCCCCCGGCCATCGGACCGATGCTGACACTGCAGCTGACCCAGCATCTGGGCTTCTGGGCGATGTTCGTGTGCACGTCGGTGATCTCCGTCATCGGCCTGGTGGCCGCGCTGGTGATCCGCCTGCCCGCGCCGGAGAACGTCCCGCGCCGCTGGCGGGACCGCCTGCGTCTGCGTCCGGCCGACATCATCGAACCGCGGGCCTTCGCCCTGGCGTCGATCGCCATGCTGCTGGGCTTCAGCTTCGCCTCGATCATGACTTTCCTCAACGGCTTCGCCCGCAGCGAGGGGATGATCACTGCCGCCTCGATGTTCTTCGTGATCTACGCGGTGGCAGTGCTGGTGACGCGTCTCTTCGCCGGCAAGATCCAGGACCGGTTCGGAGACAACGTGGTGGTCTATCCCACGATCGTGCTCTACGCCGTCGCCCTGGGCCTGCTGGCCTGGTCACCGAACCAGGCCACGATCCTGATCGCCGGGGTGCTGGCGGGACTGGGCTTCGGTGCGCTGCTGCCGGCGTTCCAGGCCACCATCGCCTCGATGCTGCCCACCACCCGGACCAGCATCGGCATCTCCACGTTCTTCATCCTGCTCGACACCGGCTTCGGCCTCTCCCCGCTCGTGCTCGGGCCGTTGGTGGAGCACGGCAGCTACCGGATCATGTTCGGCGCCTGCGCAGTGATCGTCGCGCTGACCCTGGTGCTCTACTGGATGCTGCACGGTCGGTTCAGCGTCAAGCAGGGCGAATCCCGGAGACCTCGCCGCAGCTGA